TCCGTGCCCGTCAAGCGGGTTCGGCGCGCGGCGCGAAGTGGGTGAATGTCATGGTGAACACGCCGCGGCCCTGGGTCAGGCTGCGCAGCGTGGTCGAATAGCCGAACAGCTTCGCGAGCGCCGCGTGCGCCGTTACCTGCTCGCTCGCGGGCCGCGACACGACGGCGGTGACGGTGGCGCCGCGTGCGCCAAGGTTGCCGATCACCTCGCCGAGCGACTCGCGCGGCACGAAGATCTCCACCTCCATGACCGGCTCCAACAGTGCCGGCTCGCCCTGCCGGCACGCTTCGTAGAAGGCCAACGCACCGGCCGCCTCGAACGCCGCCGGGGACGAGGTGGCGGGATCGTAGTCGACCGCCTCCACGGTTGCCGCGATGTCGATGGTGGGGTAGCCGTACAACACTCCCGAGTTCATGGCGTTGCGGACGCCCTCGTGCAGCGCCGCCTCCGCTTCCGCCGGCAGCGTGTCCGGGGGCAACGCGCTGGCGACCGCATTGCCGGTGCCGCGCGGTTGCGGCGCCACCCGCAACGTCACCCCGGCGCTGTGCACGGTGCCGCCGATGGTGCGCTGGTAGCGCTGGCGGTAGCGCGCGGCGGTGGCAATCGACTCCCGGTACGCCACCTGCGGCTGTCCGATCCGCGCCGCCACGCGGAACTCCTCGGCAATACGGCGGATTACCACGTCGAGATGCAGCTCTCCCATCCCGGAAATCAGAATCTGCCCCGTCTCCGCGCTCTCGCGCACCAGGAACGTGGGGTCCTCGCGCGCAACGATGTCGAGCGCGTCGCGCAGGCGGGCCGTGTCGGCGGCGGTGTGCGGCTCGACCGCGGCGGAGATGACCGGCTCCGGAAAGCTCATCCGCTCCAGCAGCAGGGTGGCGCCGGCGGCGCCCACGGTGTCGCCGGTCCGTACCTGCTTGAACCCGACCGCGACCGCGATGTCGCCGGCGGTCAGCTCGTTCAACGGCTGCGAGCGGTTGGCATGCATGCGCAGCAGCCGGCCGACGCGCTCGCGCCCGCCGCGGCCCACGTTGTACACGGTGGCGCCGGTGCGGATCGTACCCGCGTAGGCGCGCACGTAGCTGAGCAGGCCGGCCTCGCGGTCGTTGCGCAGCTTGAATACCAGGGCTAGCGGTGCGGCTGCGCGGCCGCACGGCAGCTCGACCGCCGCGCCGCTTGCGTCGACCGCCAGCGGCGGCGCGACCTCGTCGGGGGCGGGCAGGTAGTCGACGATGGCATCGAGCAGCGGCTGCACGCCGGTGTTGCGCAGCGCGGCGCCGCACAGCACCGGGAACAGGTCGCCGGCCATGGTGCGGCGGCGGATCTCCCGGCGCAGCAGCGCGGGCGGTATCGGCTCCCCGTCCACGTAACGGGCGGTGATCTCGTCCGACTCGGTGGCCAGCTCGTCGATCATGCGGTCGCGCGCCGCCTCCACCCGCGCGCCCAGCGCGGCCGGAATCGGTACCCGCTCGATGCGCTCGCCATGCGCGCCCGCGAAACGCAGCCCCACGCCGTCGACCAGGTCGGCGACGCCGGTGAATTCGGACTCGGTGCCGAACGGTAGCTGCACCGGCAGCGGGCAGCCGCCGAGGCGTTCGCCCATCTCGGCCACCACCTCCGCGAAGCGCGCGCCGGTGCGGTCGAGCTTGTTGATGAACGCCACCCGCGGCACCCGGTAGTGATCGCTCTGCCGCCATACCTGCTCCGATTGCGGCTCCACCCCTTCGACGGCGGAGAACACGCCGATGGCGCCGTCCAGGACGCGCAGGGCGCGCTCCACCTCGGCCGTGAAGTCGACGTGGCCGGGGGTGTCGATGACGTTGATCTGGTGGTCACGCCAGTAGCAGGTGGTGGCGGCGGCGGTGATGGTAATGCCGCGTTCCTGTTCCTGGCTCATCCAGTCCATGGTGGCTTCGCCGTCGTCCACCTCGCCCATGCGGTGGCTGATGCCGGTGTAGTACAGGATGCGCTCGGTGGTGGTGGTCTTGCCGGCGTCGATGTGGGCGATGATCCCGATGTTGCGAATCTCCTGCGCCATGGCGGACCGCCGGTGACTATAGCGACTCGCGCGCTCCTTCGCTACCGGGCGCGGCCGGGCGCGGCCGGGCGGGAGCGCGCTTGGGCGGGTACGGTACGGTTACGCCGCCGCGGCGCCGCGCGGTGCACGTGGCACCAGCAGCACCGCCATCAACGGGCACAGCAGGCCGCCGCCGTCGCGGCGCGAGGAGTACAGCCGGGAATCACAAGCGGTGCAGTTGGGTACGGCGCGTATGTCGCGCACGCCGAGGCGCCGCAGCAGCACGGTGTTGGCCGCGTGCAGGTCGAGGTGGCGCGTACGCTCGCCGCCGCACCGCGCGCCGGTGCGCACCGCGCCGGAGCCGTAGCGTTCCCGGAACAGGCGGTAGCGCTCCTCGTCGACGTGGTAACAGCAGGCGCCGATGGCGGGGCCGAGTAC
This genomic stretch from Spirochaetaceae bacterium harbors:
- the fusA gene encoding elongation factor G; amino-acid sequence: MAQEIRNIGIIAHIDAGKTTTTERILYYTGISHRMGEVDDGEATMDWMSQEQERGITITAAATTCYWRDHQINVIDTPGHVDFTAEVERALRVLDGAIGVFSAVEGVEPQSEQVWRQSDHYRVPRVAFINKLDRTGARFAEVVAEMGERLGGCPLPVQLPFGTESEFTGVADLVDGVGLRFAGAHGERIERVPIPAALGARVEAARDRMIDELATESDEITARYVDGEPIPPALLRREIRRRTMAGDLFPVLCGAALRNTGVQPLLDAIVDYLPAPDEVAPPLAVDASGAAVELPCGRAAAPLALVFKLRNDREAGLLSYVRAYAGTIRTGATVYNVGRGGRERVGRLLRMHANRSQPLNELTAGDIAVAVGFKQVRTGDTVGAAGATLLLERMSFPEPVISAAVEPHTAADTARLRDALDIVAREDPTFLVRESAETGQILISGMGELHLDVVIRRIAEEFRVAARIGQPQVAYRESIATAARYRQRYQRTIGGTVHSAGVTLRVAPQPRGTGNAVASALPPDTLPAEAEAALHEGVRNAMNSGVLYGYPTIDIAATVEAVDYDPATSSPAAFEAAGALAFYEACRQGEPALLEPVMEVEIFVPRESLGEVIGNLGARGATVTAVVSRPASEQVTAHAALAKLFGYSTTLRSLTQGRGVFTMTFTHFAPRAEPA
- a CDS encoding polyphenol oxidase family protein, with translation GERWAARTADGLVAGPDSAAAGVALMVTAADCVPILLAAPGGAYALLHSGWRGTGIAAAAVHRLRERYGADPASLTVVLGPAIGACCYHVDEERYRLFRERYGSGAVRTGARCGGERTRHLDLHAANTVLLRRLGVRDIRAVPNCTACDSRLYSSRRDGGGLLCPLMAVLLVPRAPRGAAAA